Below is a genomic region from Spirosoma radiotolerans.
ATGAAAAAGCACATGAAGGACCTGAAGCCTGACCGCTTCGGTGATCTCATTGCCATGAACGCCCTTTATCGTCCGGGCCCAATTGCCTACATTCCAAACTACATTAACCGGAAACACGGGCGGGAAGAAGTCAAGTACGACATGCCCGAAATGGAGGAGTATCTGGCAGATACATACGGTATTACCGTGTATCAGGAACAGTTGATGTTGCTGTCGCAAAAACTCGGCAACTTCACCAAAGGCGACGCCGACGTGCTGCGGAAGGCGATGGGGAAAAAGGATAAAGCCACGCTGGATAAAATGAAGGGCAAGTTTATGGATGGCTGTGCCTCCAATAACCTTCCTCTGAAAGTCTGCGAGAAAGTCTGGACCGACTGGGAAGCCTTTGCGTCGTATGCCTTCAACAAATCGCACTCAACCTGCTACGCTTTCGTCGCCTACCAAACGGCCTATCTAAAAGCGCATTATCGTTCGGAGTACATGGCGGCCGTCCTGACAAGCTGCCTTGGCACGATTGACAAAATTACGTTCTTCATGGAGGAATGTAAGAATATAAACATCCCGGTTCTCGGTCCGGACGTTAATGAATCCGAACGCTTTTTCGGGGTCAATAAGAAAGGCGAAATTCGATTTGGGCTGGGTGGTATCAAAGGCGCTGGCGATGCGGCTGTAGAAGCCATCATTGAGGAGCGGAAAGCGGGCGGGCCATTCAAGGATATTTTTGATTTTGCCATTCGGGTCAACTTGCGAACGGTGAACAAAAAAACGTGGGAATCGCTGGCCTACGCAGGTGCTTTTGATAGCATCGACGAGTACCACCGGGCACAATATTTCGAGATGGGCGAAGGCGATACGTCGCCATTCTTGGATAAAATTATCCGCTACGCGAACAACTACCACGCCGAAAAAGCAGCCGCCCAACAGTCGCTGTTTGGCGCGATGATGGGTGGCGAACCTATGCTTTCCCGACCCAAAGCGCCTACTGTAACGGAGTGGAACCAGATTGAGAAGCTAAAATTTGAGAAGGACGTTGTTGGTTTTTACATTACCGGTCACCCACTTGACGAGTTCAAGCTCGAAATGGAAGGCTTTTGCAACTGTACGCTAGCCAATATTTTTGAGACGAAACAGGCCGAAATTAAAGTAGGCGGTATCGTTTCGGCCGTGCAAATGCGGGTAACCAAAAGCGGTAACCCGTTCTGTATCTTCAAGTTAGAAGATTACAACAGTTCGCTGGAGATGGCTCTCTTCGGGGATGACTACGTTCGGCTGGTCCAATACATTGAGGTAGGTCGTTTTCTGCACATTACCGGCAAGACCCAGAATAAGTGGGGTTCAGAACAACTGGAGTTCAAGCCAACGAGTATCCGGCTACTGAACGACATGCGCGAAAAATTCTGCAAAGAACTTCGTGTATCCCTAACCATCGATGCACTGAACGCGCAACTTGTGGCCAAAATCAATGAGTTGGTCAACGCTCACCCCGGCACCTGTACCCTATCGCTGAACGTCATTGACCATAACGAGCGCATCGAAGTCAGCCTGCAGTCGCGCACGTTAAAAGTATCACCGGCCAACACCTTTCTGCGGGCGCTAGAGGCTATCGATGGCGTGACGTGTAAGGTAGCATAACGGTTATCTTATCAACCGTTATGCTACCGCATCGTATTTTATGTGCAGCCGCAACGCTTTCAGGTTGGAAACGCCTTGGAGGGGCTCTATATCCAGGTATTCCATGTCTGGCTGTAGTAGACCGCGCTCCTGTAGTTCAGCAATAAATGGCAGATAATCTGTCAATTCCATACTATGGCTGTAAACCACGGCAATGGTGTCGGGTTGCGTCAGGCGCTCGCGAGTACCGTCGATATAGGCCTTGTCGATCCGTTTCTTGAGTACTTCGTACCGAATGCTATAGGATCCTTCTACGTCAAACCGGCGCTCGTCCTGCCGAAAAGCGATGTTAACAGGGTGCGTATGAACGAGAATCAATTGAGTCGTTTGCAGCGGTAAGGGCAGCAACGGAACCAGCCGATGCGTCAATTGGGCCATTTCCACCATCGACGTTAATTGCCATTCGGATAACCTTCGGCGGTAATCCTGATCAAATGGTTGCATGGGAGCAATGGATTGGCCCACATAAACGGTGTACTCCATACCATCCGTTCGATACCGTTCGAGGTAGTGCGGATAAATGGCCTGTAACTTTTTTTCCTCCTGGTTAATGTAATCGTTTATCGTTGCATTGATCCAGTTCATGCTCCGCTCGTATACGTTCAGCGCGTAATTGAATTGTCCCGTCTGAGGATCAGTTCGGTTAAAATACTGCTGAAGCGAAACGCCCCACTCCTCCTCGTACGGCAGCAACTGCCGCAAAAAGGGGTGTAGCTCCTGCACCAGGAAATCAGTAATATTTTGCTCATCATTAAAGTTAAGACTGGCTGCCAGCTTTGTCTGCCAGCGCTGACATTGAGTCAAAATCCGGTTGAAGTGATCTGTATCAGCGGGAAGTGGCATCTGGCTAAACAGTTCGTTCACAGCGGTCAGCTGATCCAGCAAATCCTGCCGAACGGCTTTGTGCCGCTCGATCGATGAGTCGCGAATGTCAATAGCACCGTAATAGGGATACACCTGCGAAAATTCGACCCGCATACTGCTGCCTGTGGCGGCCAGGTTCTGCCTCGACCGCAATGCCTCCCAGGCAACTTCATAAAACTTCCATTCGACAGCGGGTTGCAGCGACGTAAACTGCTTTTTTATCAGCCCTTCCAGTGTGTCATGAAACTGGCGCAACTGGTATCGCAGCAGTTCCTGGATCAAGGGCATGATACGCTCAATTTTCGTCAGGACCTCCTCATTGAGTGCATTACGATGCCGGCTACCCATTTCCAGAATACCGAGCACTTCATTGGTGGTCGTAATCGGATACATCAAAAAACTACGAATGCCTTTCTGATGCAGTAACGCCCGTTCTGGTTCGGGGATCCCATCAAGATCGGGAAACAGAATCGGGATCGAGTGCTGAATAAAGTTTTGTATTTTTTGCTGGGCCGTCGTATCGCTAATAGCTCCCCGGAAATTGCTACTGGAGTGGCGCAGAAAAACACTTCGCGAACGTAGCTCAGGATGATCAACAAATAATCCATTCACCTGCGGCAACGGAACAATACTGATCTGAAGATCAGGTTCTCCGCATAAATTACGTAACGCTTTTTCAAACCGTTGGTAAATAGCGGCTTCGGTGTCTGATTGAAGATGGGCGAATACCTCCTGCAACTGCTGGATAGTCTGCGCTTCGGTTATATCCTCGATTCTAAAAAACGCAAAACCCTCAAAGATGAAGTCACTGACGACTAAAGGATCGGCTACCGGAGGCATTTTAGTAATACCATTGGCAAAGTCAACCCAGGCACGCTGCAACGGGGGCACTACTCCATTGGCCCTCACGTTCATGAACGATAGGTTCACATCCATCCGGTAAGACCTCGTTAGCCCATTTACGTCGCGCTGGAAGTCAACAGAAAGAACGGCCTGCTTGGTCGTTCGGATGCCGTAGATTTTTTCCAGAATGAGCTGATAAATTAAAAGTTGTTTGTTTGTGGTTTTGGCGTGATCACGTAACCCGACTAACAGATCCGGGAACTGCTGGGCTAGGTCTGAAAATGCGTTTGACTGGTAATACATCGTCAGAGGCTGAGGCAGGCCGAACGCAAAGGGTATGTTCTGGCTTGAGCCCGTCAAGGGTAATACCGCAACCGTTGCCAGTTGAAAGAGCTCCTTGAGCTGGTCGGCATCCAACAAATCGGTTGGTCTATCGGACAGTGAAACGGGCGTAAACTGGTCAATCAGATAGCTGTAGAACTGGGCAAGGGCGGTGGAGGGTGCCTCATTACGCTGATCGTTCAGATAGTCTACAAATGGCTGAAAGGATAACTGAAAAGTAATCGGCGGGCCAACCTGATCAATATCGTACAATGGTTCCATGGCAATTCATGATTGGTATCGTGTAAGCTGGCATTTTATGAAGTAGGCCAGATCAGGTCGATACGGTAATGCCACAGGGCGGTAGCCAGACCGCCCTGTGGCATTTAAGCGAAACACATAAACAATAGGATCAATTCCCAGTGGTGTTCTTCGTCTGGAGCCGAACACGTGAAAATGGGACAGGATTTAGGTAACTGAACTTTAACAAAGCTGATAATTCTGATCAATAAACAACTAGGAGTACCAGCTTTGTCAGAGAATCCTGCTTAGTAACGAATATTTTACTGATCACAAATCGGCAGAAATATCCTTTCTAAGGCCGAATAGGCCGGTTTCGCCAGTGATCTGTACGATTCTTCTATTTCGGAAAAGGTATCGGTCAACTCAGCAATCAGCGTTTGCATGGCTAAGTGCGCCTGTGCAAGTTTTCGGATAAGCTCTTCATTGGTTAGGTCAACCCGAAGTTGCGCCACTTTTTCGGTCAGCAAAAGGGCTAACTCACCAAAAAACTGACTGCGCTGGTGCATACACTCGCGCAGGTACTGGCTCAATGGGCTAAGGTCGGCGTGTCTTTTCCCGATCTGAACAAGCTGACGGTCATAAGTACGGATAATGGACCTCGACACCGTTACAAAATTTAACCAACGTTCATAATCGGCCAGAAGTACTGCTGTCGAGAGCTCTGAATGCGAAGTTTCCATTCGTTGATTGTTAAGACTTGTTAAACGTTCTAGCCTATACGTTATCTTCTGTACGGTTGATGCATTACGTAAGCGAACCACCATTGAAAATCACTTCGCCAGCAAGGTAGGTTTTTAACTGACCAACTGTTTGAATACGCCACCAGTCTTCATCGGGAATACGAATGCTGAAACTGGTTTCAATCTGTAACATTAAATCGGTACTATCCAGCGAATCGAGGCCCAGATCCCGACTGAAATGGGCCTGGTCAGTAAGAGCGGTTACACTCAGGCCAATGCTGGTGAATACGTCCAGTAAGCGATTGTTTAGTTGTTGACGTGTCATGATGGCAACTGATAATTAAATGTTTACAGAGTTACACGAAGCACTTAATACGACCGGTTACTGAAATAGTAACCGGTCGATTGAATTTTTAATGAACGGGCTCGGCAACAGTCACCGGCTGATCATTAGCCCTCTTTGCCTTACCACGGAAGCTGGCCCATTTTTCCTGTATCCGGTCGACGATGTAATACATCATCGGTACCAGAAAAATCGTCAGGATCATCGAACTACTCAGGCCGCCAATCAAGACCCAGGCCAGCGAGTTTTTCCACTCAGCACCCATCCCTTTGGCCGTGGCAATGGGAATCATTCCAATCACCATAGCGATGGTCGTCATCAGAATGGGGCGTAAGCGTTCTTCACCGGCATGCAGGATAGCGGCCCGAAAAGGTACGCCTTCGGCTTTCTGCTGGTTGGCAAAATCGACGATCAGAATGGCATTTTTTATCACCAGACCAATCAGCATCAGGAAACCCAGCATGGAGAAGATACCAATGTCGGACGAGGTAAGCGCCAGTACGAGCAGGGCGCCGACCACCGCCACCGGCACGGAGAACATAACCACAAACGGATAGATAAAGCTGTCGTAAAGCAGTACCATGATAAAGTAAACCAGCATCAGACCGATCAGCATCGCCAGCCCCAGCGAGCCGAAGCCATCGTCCTGATTTTTGGCATCGCCACCCCAACTCACCGAGATACCGGCGGGCATTGGATTTCTGATCAAATCGGCCCGAATCGCACTAATCAGCGTACCTGATCCGGTACCCAGCATATTGGCCGTAATCGTTACGGCCGAACGCCGATTTTTCCGTTCCAGCAGTGAAGGGGCATTGCTTAGGCTTACGTTGGCAAACTCAGCCAGACGTACCGAACGGTTGGCCGTGGGACTGAAGAAGTTGATGCTTTTCACGTCATCCGGATTCTTCCGATCAAAGGCATCGAGCATCACACGGATGTCGTAATCTTCACCCTTATCGCGAAACTTAGAATCGTCGTTCCCTGCAAATGCATTTTGCAGCGTTCCACCCACGGTCGCTATGTCGAGTCCTAACTTGGCCATTTTCTCGCGGTCTATTTCGACCCGAACCTCCGGGTTACCCGACTCGATGGATACGTTTACGTCGTTGGCACCCGGTGTTTTGGCGATACGGTTCGCCAGATTCTGAGCGGCTTCCAGATTTTGATTCAGATCGTCGCCACTGAGGAAAATCTCGATAGGCGACCCGGTGTTCACCATACCTATGATGGATGAGTTGAATTCGATGGCCGGAAAACGGGCCTCCAACTCCTTCCGAACGTTGATCATGTACTGTTCTGTAGGTACGTTACCGGGCCGTTCGCTGGCTTCGGCTATTTGTACTGTTAGCTCAGTCCGGTTCGTTTCGCCCTGCCCGGTACTGTTGACACCCGTACTGGCTCCGCCCACATTGGCAAATATGTTTTGTACTTCCGGCTTCTTTTGAAGGTATTCTTCAATGCGTCGGGCTGTCAGGTTGTTTTGTTGAAGCGACGCACTTTTGTCGATTTTCATGGTCAGCAGAAACTTACCCTGATCACCCTGTGCAACGAATTGCGAACCGATAATTCCCAGACTCATTACCCAGGCAGTGGCCGCAAAAATGGCAATCAGAATACCCGTGAAAGCCAGTTTGTGGCTTAATACCCACTCCAGACTGCCACGATACCATTTGGTCAGACTCGTTAATTGCCGTTCAAACCAGAGCAGAAACGCCTGAAAAGGATTTTTCGGATTCAGGGTTTCGAGTTTGGCCAACCGCGAGGTCATCCAGGGAGTTAGCGTGAAACTGGCCAGCAAGCTTACCATCGTAGCAAAGGCCACTGTCAGCGAAAACTGGCGCAGTAAGTCGGCAATGACCGAGTTCACGAACGTAATCGGAACGAACACCACCACAATGACCAGTGTGATGGCGACGGCGGCAAAACCAATTTCTTTCATTCCGTCCAGCGTAGCCTGCCAGCGATTTTTCCGACCCGTCGGACCGTCCATTTCCATATGTCGCTGAATGTTTTCCAGCACCACAATTGAGTCATCGACCAGAATCCCGATTACCAGCGATAGGGCCAGCAGGGTCATCAGATTGAGCGAATAGCCCATCACGTACATGAACAGGAAAGCGGAAATCAGCGATGCCGGTACGGATACCATTACGATAAAGGCGTTCCGTAGGCTGTGCAGAAAGAGCAGCATCACAATGGCAACCAGGGCAATGGCCAGAAACAAATCGTGCGTAACGGCTTCGACAGACGCCAGCGTGGTGATGCTGGTATCGTCGGCTATAACAAACTTCACATGGTCTTTGGCATTTTCTTTTGAGATTACAGCCAGCTTTTCCTGCACTAATCGACTGATATCGACCGCATTGGCATCGGATTGTTTTTTAATGAATATACCGATACCATTTTGTCCATTGTAACGGCTGATACTGGTTGGTTCAGTCAGGCCGTCGGTTACGTCAGCTACGTCGCCCACGCGAATGGGGCTACCATTGGGCCGGCCGGCCGATGCAGGGGTTACAATCACCAGCTTCCGGATATCGTCCAGCGAATGGAATTTACCCGCCAATCGCAGCGTCATGTTCTCGGTCGTACTCTTCACTTTCCCCGTCGGGAAATCGACATTGGCCTGGTTGATGGCCTGCGTGACCTGCAGGAGCGACAGGCCGTAGTAGTTCAACTTATCGTCATTGACGTTGACACGAATCTCACGCTTATCGCCACCTACCATTGTAATTTCGGCAACACCGCCAATTTGTTGAAGCTGGGGCAAATACCGGTCTTCCATCTGTTGGTAGAAAACTTCGTTCGGCAGCGTCGATGTTGCCAGCAGTTGCATAATTGGCTGATCGCTAGGCGATATCTTAGCCAGCGAAGGGGTCTCTGCATCCTCTGGCAGATCGCTTTGCATTTTGTTGATTTCCCGCTGTGCGTCCTGCATGGCCAGCTCAATATCGGTTCCCGCCTTGAGCTGAACGATAACAACCGATGCGTTCTCGTACGAGTTGGATTTTATGTCGTCCAGATTATCCAGTCCCGACATCGCATCCTCAATCTTTTTACTGACTTC
It encodes:
- a CDS encoding GAF domain-containing protein, translating into MEPLYDIDQVGPPITFQLSFQPFVDYLNDQRNEAPSTALAQFYSYLIDQFTPVSLSDRPTDLLDADQLKELFQLATVAVLPLTGSSQNIPFAFGLPQPLTMYYQSNAFSDLAQQFPDLLVGLRDHAKTTNKQLLIYQLILEKIYGIRTTKQAVLSVDFQRDVNGLTRSYRMDVNLSFMNVRANGVVPPLQRAWVDFANGITKMPPVADPLVVSDFIFEGFAFFRIEDITEAQTIQQLQEVFAHLQSDTEAAIYQRFEKALRNLCGEPDLQISIVPLPQVNGLFVDHPELRSRSVFLRHSSSNFRGAISDTTAQQKIQNFIQHSIPILFPDLDGIPEPERALLHQKGIRSFLMYPITTTNEVLGILEMGSRHRNALNEEVLTKIERIMPLIQELLRYQLRQFHDTLEGLIKKQFTSLQPAVEWKFYEVAWEALRSRQNLAATGSSMRVEFSQVYPYYGAIDIRDSSIERHKAVRQDLLDQLTAVNELFSQMPLPADTDHFNRILTQCQRWQTKLAASLNFNDEQNITDFLVQELHPFLRQLLPYEEEWGVSLQQYFNRTDPQTGQFNYALNVYERSMNWINATINDYINQEEKKLQAIYPHYLERYRTDGMEYTVYVGQSIAPMQPFDQDYRRRLSEWQLTSMVEMAQLTHRLVPLLPLPLQTTQLILVHTHPVNIAFRQDERRFDVEGSYSIRYEVLKKRIDKAYIDGTRERLTQPDTIAVVYSHSMELTDYLPFIAELQERGLLQPDMEYLDIEPLQGVSNLKALRLHIKYDAVA
- a CDS encoding acyl carrier protein, yielding MTRQQLNNRLLDVFTSIGLSVTALTDQAHFSRDLGLDSLDSTDLMLQIETSFSIRIPDEDWWRIQTVGQLKTYLAGEVIFNGGSLT
- a CDS encoding efflux RND transporter permease subunit, with the protein product MNFVETIIKRPSLIIVLFAVLTIGGLFSYKLLSYELLPEFSVPTITITTVYPGAAPSEVETEVSKKIEDAMSGLDNLDDIKSNSYENASVVIVQLKAGTDIELAMQDAQREINKMQSDLPEDAETPSLAKISPSDQPIMQLLATSTLPNEVFYQQMEDRYLPQLQQIGGVAEITMVGGDKREIRVNVNDDKLNYYGLSLLQVTQAINQANVDFPTGKVKSTTENMTLRLAGKFHSLDDIRKLVIVTPASAGRPNGSPIRVGDVADVTDGLTEPTSISRYNGQNGIGIFIKKQSDANAVDISRLVQEKLAVISKENAKDHVKFVIADDTSITTLASVEAVTHDLFLAIALVAIVMLLFLHSLRNAFIVMVSVPASLISAFLFMYVMGYSLNLMTLLALSLVIGILVDDSIVVLENIQRHMEMDGPTGRKNRWQATLDGMKEIGFAAVAITLVIVVVFVPITFVNSVIADLLRQFSLTVAFATMVSLLASFTLTPWMTSRLAKLETLNPKNPFQAFLLWFERQLTSLTKWYRGSLEWVLSHKLAFTGILIAIFAATAWVMSLGIIGSQFVAQGDQGKFLLTMKIDKSASLQQNNLTARRIEEYLQKKPEVQNIFANVGGASTGVNSTGQGETNRTELTVQIAEASERPGNVPTEQYMINVRKELEARFPAIEFNSSIIGMVNTGSPIEIFLSGDDLNQNLEAAQNLANRIAKTPGANDVNVSIESGNPEVRVEIDREKMAKLGLDIATVGGTLQNAFAGNDDSKFRDKGEDYDIRVMLDAFDRKNPDDVKSINFFSPTANRSVRLAEFANVSLSNAPSLLERKNRRSAVTITANMLGTGSGTLISAIRADLIRNPMPAGISVSWGGDAKNQDDGFGSLGLAMLIGLMLVYFIMVLLYDSFIYPFVVMFSVPVAVVGALLVLALTSSDIGIFSMLGFLMLIGLVIKNAILIVDFANQQKAEGVPFRAAILHAGEERLRPILMTTIAMVIGMIPIATAKGMGAEWKNSLAWVLIGGLSSSMILTIFLVPMMYYIVDRIQEKWASFRGKAKRANDQPVTVAEPVH